The genomic region ACGGGCTGTGATTCGCTCTTCACCATCGAGGTGGAGGCCGAGCGCATCTGCAAGACCGAGAACGACCTGTCCTTCCCCGCCTCCCCGCCCATCGCCGGCTCCGTGGAGCAGTCCTTCACGATTCCGCTGGGTGACTTCGCCAGCGCGCTGCCCGAGGACGCCGACGTGGAGACGGAGCTGCGGCTGAAGCTCTTCGACGCCACCGCCAGCACGGACATCAGCGGCATCGAGCGCGCCAGCCTCGCCGTGCGCAAGCCGGGCTCCGCGGAGTACGTGGTGCTGGGCGAGTTCCGGCGCACCGGCACCGGGGGCTCCACGAACAAGCTCGAGCTCACCAGCAGCGGCGCGGTGAACGTGCTGGACCTGGCCAAGCAGGAGGAGCTGGAGTTCCGCTTCCAGGCCACGGGGTCGCCCCCCACGCAGTCGTGGACCGCCGACGTCGAGGTCTGCGTGGGCGCCAAGGCGAGCGCCAACTACTTCGGCCTGCTGTTCTGAAGCCTCCACTCCCGCCCCGGCGCAGGACGCCGCCGGGGCGGCGAGTCGGCCGGAAGCTGGACGGGAACACCCGGCGCCCTTAAGTGGGGAGGGTGGGACGCAAGCGGGCCGTGGGCGGCATCGAGATTCCGAAATGGGCGTGGCTGGTGCCGTGCGCGCTGGTGCCCGTGGTGCTGCTCAACCTGGGCGTGGCGTGGCTGGGCGGGACGCAGGTGTCGCCCCTGTCCTTCTCCTTCCTCCAGACGAAGGCGCGCGCGCTGGGAGCCTACGTGGCACACCGGCCCGAGTGCGTGCTGGACGGACACCCGCCGCTGGAGCCGCTCATCGAGGACACGGAGCGCCGCCACGGGATTCCGCCGGGGCTCTTGAAGGCGCTCATCCAGGTGGAGTCGGAGACGCGGGTGCACCGCATCTCGCCCGCGGGGGCCATGGGGCCCGGGCAGCTCATGCCGGACACGGCGGCGCTGATGCGGGTGGAGGACCCCTTCGACCCGGCGCCATCCGTCGACGCGAGCGGGCGCTATCTGGCCGAACAGCTGCGCAGGTTCCGCGACGTGCGCCTGGCGGTGGCCGCGTACAACGCGGGCCCGGGGTCGGTGAACGGGCGCGTGCCGCACAACGGGGAGACGGAGTTCTACGTCGCCAAGGTGCTCGCGGCCTATGAGCACACGCGGCCGAAGGCACCGGTCGTGGTGAAGCGCCCGGCTGTCTCCGCGACTCCGGTCAAGGCGGTCGCGGTGAAGGCCCCCGTCGCGCGGAAGGCCCGTCCGCCGGATGCGTCCGTGAAGCCGGCCGCCGCACCGAAGCGGACGGCCCCCGTGAAGCCCGCGTCCCGTCCGGCCGCGGGCAGCAAGCCTGCCGCGAAGCTCGCCTCCGCGACGCGTTAGGGGCGAAGCCTGGGTGGGGCCTCCGGGTCACGGCGCAGCACGAAGAAGTAGGGCGCCATCTCCCGTGCATCCATCAGCCCCAGCAGCGTGTCCCCGTCCACCTTCCGGAACACATCGAGGCTGGGCCGGTCGTCGTAGACCATCGTCGCGCTGAGCCGTCCGCGGTACTCCATCACGCGCAGCCGCGCCTTGAACTGCCCGGTCTCCACCACGGCCCGGTGCGGCGCCACGGGACCTGGGAGCTCCGGCGACGGCCACTTGCGCGGATCCACCGGGAACACCGTCTTGCGGTCCTCCG from Corallococcus exiguus harbors:
- a CDS encoding DUF4334 domain-containing protein, with the translated sequence MTFDEAVKAGRVHVEDALALFDSLPAVDIGSMRGTWQGREFQTGHPLDGLLASTGWYGKQFIDAESVHPLLFYTEDRKTVFPVDPRKWPSPELPGPVAPHRAVVETGQFKARLRVMEYRGRLSATMVYDDRPSLDVFRKVDGDTLLGLMDAREMAPYFFVLRRDPEAPPRLRP
- a CDS encoding lytic transglycosylase domain-containing protein yields the protein MGRKRAVGGIEIPKWAWLVPCALVPVVLLNLGVAWLGGTQVSPLSFSFLQTKARALGAYVAHRPECVLDGHPPLEPLIEDTERRHGIPPGLLKALIQVESETRVHRISPAGAMGPGQLMPDTAALMRVEDPFDPAPSVDASGRYLAEQLRRFRDVRLAVAAYNAGPGSVNGRVPHNGETEFYVAKVLAAYEHTRPKAPVVVKRPAVSATPVKAVAVKAPVARKARPPDASVKPAAAPKRTAPVKPASRPAAGSKPAAKLASATR